In Leucobacter denitrificans, the genomic window AAGTTATCCACAATTCATGAGTTCCCTACTCGTTCCTCGCTGATTCTGAATAACCTCGTCTTGCAGTAGCCCCACAGGAGGGCGAGAATCGAGGTATGTACGTGTCGGCTGAAATAATCACGACGGTTGTGGCGGTGTTTAGTGCCGTCGCATCTGTATTCGGCGGCATGTACGTCTTGATGCAGCGACTCGAGAAGCGCATTGAACGGCACATGGACCTCAGGTTTAGCATCGTCGATGCGAGGTTCGAACAGGTGGACAAGAGGTTCGAACAGGTTGACAAGAGATTCGAACAGATCGACACGCAACTAGTCGAGGTTCGACAGGAAATTGTCAGGGCACACCAACGCATCACTGATGTGTCAGACAGTCTCGTGAACCTGCAGATTACAGTCGCACGCTTAGAAGGGCCGAGACGCACTCTTGAGATGCCGATCGGAAGTTAGTTTGTAAAACCTGGGAATAGATGCAGACGCATCTGGTTATATTTATATGCAAGCGCATATAATTGAGTTGGGACGGGGTTACGAGCCGCCGCACCCCTTCCGCACAGACAGCCAGGAGCACACACCATGGAATTCGGAATCTTCTCCGTCTCAGACGTCACACGCGACCCCATCACGGGAGAAACCCCGAGCGAGGCCGAGCGCATCAAGGGACTGGCGCAGATCGCGAAGCACGCAGAAGAAGTTGGTTTCGACGTCTTCGCAGTTGGCGAGCACCACAACCCACCGTTCTTCTCGTCGAGCCCTACGACGTTCCTCGCGTACATCGCAGCACAGACCACGAAGCTCAAGCTCACCACGAGCACGACGCTCATCACGACGAACGACCCGGTACGCATCGCCGAAGAGTACGCAATGCTTCAGCACCTCGCCGATGGTCGCATGGACCTCATGCTCGGCCGCGGCAACACCGCCCCGGTATACCCGTGGTTCGGCAAGGACATCCGTTCCTCGCTGCCACTCGCACTTGAAAACTACAACCTACTGCACAAGCTCTGGAGTGAAGACGTCGTCGACTACGAGGGCAACTTCCGCACACCGCTACAAGGCTTCACTTCGACGCCTCGCCCACTCAACGATGTCGCACCCTTTGTGTGGCACGGCTCGATCCGCACCCCTGAGATCGCCGAACAAGCCGCGTACTATGGCGACGGGTTCTTCTCGAACCACATCTTTGCACCGTCGGCACACTCGCTGCGTCTGATCAACTTCTACCGTCAGCGCTTCGAGCACTACGGTCACGGCAAGGCAAAGCAGGCGATCGTAGGCCTCGGTGGCCAGGCGTACATTGCGAAGAACTCGCAAGACGCCGCAAAGGAGTTCCGCCCGTACTTCGACGAGGCGCCCGTTTACGGGCACGGGCCGTCGATGGAAGACTTCGCGAACCAGACGCCACTCACCGTTGGCAGCCCGCAAGAGGTCATCGACAAGACACTCTCGTTCCGCGAGATGTTTGGCGATTACCAGCGTCAGATGTTCCTCATCGATCACGCTGGTCTCCCCACCTCGACCGTGCTCAAGCAGCTCGACCTCTTCGGATCCGAGGTACTCCCGGTGCTACGCGCAGAATACGACGCGCGCCGTGACCCAGAAGTACCCGATGCCCCGACCCACGAGTCGCTCGTGAAGGCAAAGTACGGCGACGCCGCGCCGCGCCAGCCACGCCCGAACGCGAACCGCGGCGACAATGTGACCGGTGGATCGCCATACCAAGACAGCCCCGCCCTTAAGGGCGCAGCATTCGGACTGTGAGACCAATGATCAGCAAGAGAACAGACATCCGCCTCGCGAACGAGGCATGGGAGTCGCTTATGACCGCGTACTCGCGGCTCTCGTCTGACTTCGGTTCCGAACCCATTTGGAACGATGCGAACATGCGCGAGTACGACGTGCTCTACACACTCGCGAAGCGCGACGAGCCTATGCGCCTGTGTGATGTGCAGAGCGGCGTGCTGCTGAGCCAGCCCGCACTCTCTCGCATGGTGGATCGACTCGTTACTCGGGGCCTGCTCGAGCGCGAGACCGATCCACACGATGGTCGCGCGGTGCTCGTGCGACTCAGCGAGGAAGGCAAGCGAGTGCAGCGCGAGCTCGGTAGGGCACACGGCCGCGATATTGGCGAAGCACTTCGCGTACTTGAGCCGGAAGAGCTCACCGAACTCAAGCGACTCACGCAAAAACTTATCGAGGCGCGCGAAGCAGACGCGCCAGCGCAAGATTAGACAGGACCATTCACATGACCGACACTAAACAACTCGTCGTCGTAAACGCGGGGGCAGGCGATCCATCGACCACCCGCCTGCTTGCCGACCGCCTCACGCAGAAGACGCTCGCTGAGGCGAAGCGTCAGGGCATTGAGATGGAAGCCAGGGTGATCGAGCTTCGTTCGTTGGCCGGCGACATTATGGCGGCGCTCACCACGCAGCTCGTTTCACCAGAGCTCGAACGCGCAACCGAACTGATGCGCGACGCCGACGCAATCATCGCGGCGACCCCCATCTACAAGGCGGCGGCGAGCGGGTTGTTCTCGTCGTTCTTCCAGGTGCTCGACAACGACCTGCTCATTGGCACCCCCGTGGTGCTCGCTGCGACCGCGGGCAGCCCACGTCACTCGCTCGTGGTCGACGACCAGTTGCGTGGCTTCTTCTCGTACCTGCGCGCGGTGACCGCACCGACCTCACTCGTGAGTTCGCCTGACGATTGGAACAGCAAGGAGTTCGGCAGTCGAGTGGATCGCGCCTCGCGCGAGCTCGTTGCGCTCGTGAAGGGCGGCTTCAGAGACAGCGCGCGCGGCGAGGGGTGGATCGAGTACCAGCACTCCTTCGGTAGTGCCGGTGGCACCGAGCTCGGCATCGACCTGAGCTCCGACCTCATGCGGTTGGCAACGGGCGGGCGCTGAGCGAGAAAGCATCGCTTTTGAGCTCCGCGCCCGGTGCCGCCCACGGCGGCAGCCTACGGAGCGGAGCGAGGGACGGGGGCAACTGGATCCACCCCCTAGTCAGGCCGAGTCAACAGGAGTACTGTGGTGCCCTGCAATGAAGCAACCTGAAACGGCGCGAGGAGCCCCCATGATTTTCGTCAACCTCACCACGACCGATCTCGACCGCAGTAGGTCGTTCTACACGGCGCTCGGCTGCGACATCAACCCGGCATTCACCGACGAGAATGCGGCGTGCATCGTCTGGGACGAGAACACCTTCTTCATGGTGCTCACCCACGCCCACTTCTCGCAGTTCACTGACAAGCAGATTGTCGATCCACACACGAG contains:
- a CDS encoding CE1758 family FMN-dependent luciferase-like monooxygenase; amino-acid sequence: MEFGIFSVSDVTRDPITGETPSEAERIKGLAQIAKHAEEVGFDVFAVGEHHNPPFFSSSPTTFLAYIAAQTTKLKLTTSTTLITTNDPVRIAEEYAMLQHLADGRMDLMLGRGNTAPVYPWFGKDIRSSLPLALENYNLLHKLWSEDVVDYEGNFRTPLQGFTSTPRPLNDVAPFVWHGSIRTPEIAEQAAYYGDGFFSNHIFAPSAHSLRLINFYRQRFEHYGHGKAKQAIVGLGGQAYIAKNSQDAAKEFRPYFDEAPVYGHGPSMEDFANQTPLTVGSPQEVIDKTLSFREMFGDYQRQMFLIDHAGLPTSTVLKQLDLFGSEVLPVLRAEYDARRDPEVPDAPTHESLVKAKYGDAAPRQPRPNANRGDNVTGGSPYQDSPALKGAAFGL
- a CDS encoding MarR family winged helix-turn-helix transcriptional regulator, whose protein sequence is MISKRTDIRLANEAWESLMTAYSRLSSDFGSEPIWNDANMREYDVLYTLAKRDEPMRLCDVQSGVLLSQPALSRMVDRLVTRGLLERETDPHDGRAVLVRLSEEGKRVQRELGRAHGRDIGEALRVLEPEELTELKRLTQKLIEAREADAPAQD
- a CDS encoding CE1759 family FMN reductase translates to MTDTKQLVVVNAGAGDPSTTRLLADRLTQKTLAEAKRQGIEMEARVIELRSLAGDIMAALTTQLVSPELERATELMRDADAIIAATPIYKAAASGLFSSFFQVLDNDLLIGTPVVLAATAGSPRHSLVVDDQLRGFFSYLRAVTAPTSLVSSPDDWNSKEFGSRVDRASRELVALVKGGFRDSARGEGWIEYQHSFGSAGGTELGIDLSSDLMRLATGGR